The Agromyces atrinae genome window below encodes:
- a CDS encoding acyl-CoA dehydrogenase family protein, protein MTLAAADRERFLALFATIAEGSGARDRERTLLTDEIAELVAAGFTAVRVPREFGGGGATLPDVFDLLIELGAADANLPQALRGHFALVERLLVGDTARDHEWLRRVVDGALVGNSQAEKGAATATDTRLERDGDDWRLTGRKFYTTGTLYGSWTWTGAVDATGEKYGALVATDAAGVMVIDDWSGFGQKLTGSGTTVFDDVLLAADQVYRIDEEPAWYPVDYRVFLHLLLQATMAGIGIAALRDTIAFVRARSRAFGVPGESSPREDPRVQTVIGELSSRVSSVVALVRDVARDYADVRDREHATPEEREADYVRLQVRQFEAQQIAVSDILKVTTELFEVGGASAVLSESGLDRHWRNARTIASHNPAIFRKAAIGDYLLNGTVPERSFR, encoded by the coding sequence GTGACTCTCGCCGCCGCCGACCGCGAGCGTTTCCTCGCGCTCTTCGCGACGATCGCCGAGGGGTCGGGTGCGCGTGACCGCGAGCGCACGCTGCTCACCGACGAGATCGCCGAGCTCGTCGCGGCCGGCTTCACCGCCGTGCGCGTACCGCGCGAGTTCGGCGGCGGAGGGGCCACGCTGCCCGACGTGTTCGACCTGCTCATCGAGCTCGGAGCGGCCGACGCCAACCTGCCCCAGGCGCTCCGCGGGCACTTCGCTCTCGTCGAGCGCCTGCTCGTCGGCGACACCGCCCGCGATCACGAGTGGCTGCGACGTGTCGTCGACGGCGCGCTCGTCGGCAACTCGCAGGCCGAGAAGGGTGCGGCGACGGCGACCGACACGAGGCTCGAGCGCGACGGCGACGACTGGCGGCTCACGGGGCGGAAGTTCTACACGACGGGCACCCTCTACGGATCGTGGACCTGGACGGGTGCGGTCGATGCGACGGGCGAGAAGTACGGCGCGCTCGTCGCGACGGATGCCGCAGGCGTCATGGTGATCGATGATTGGTCGGGCTTCGGGCAGAAGCTCACCGGCAGCGGCACGACGGTCTTCGACGACGTGCTCCTCGCGGCCGATCAGGTGTATCGCATCGATGAGGAGCCCGCGTGGTACCCCGTCGACTATCGGGTCTTCCTGCACCTCCTGCTGCAGGCGACGATGGCGGGCATCGGGATCGCGGCGCTCCGCGACACGATCGCCTTCGTGAGGGCCCGCTCGCGGGCATTCGGAGTACCCGGCGAGAGCAGCCCGCGCGAGGATCCGCGCGTGCAGACGGTGATCGGCGAGCTCTCGAGCCGTGTCTCCTCGGTCGTCGCGCTCGTCCGCGACGTGGCACGCGACTACGCCGACGTGCGCGACCGGGAGCACGCGACGCCGGAGGAACGCGAGGCCGACTACGTGCGACTGCAGGTGCGCCAGTTCGAGGCGCAGCAGATCGCCGTCTCCGACATCCTGAAGGTCACGACCGAGCTCTTCGAGGTCGGCGGTGCGTCGGCCGTGCTCTCCGAGAGCGGGCTCGACCGGCACTGGCGCAACGCCCGCACGATCGCCTCGCACAACCCGGCGATCTTTCGGAAGGCCGCGATCGGCGACTATCTGCTGAACGGCACGGTTCCCGAGCGCTCCTTCCGCTAG
- a CDS encoding YybH family protein yields the protein MAEVDQSTTDAAWIRQAVYDMYDAYMESDRERANSYIADDVTLWDTEHEPLVYGLSGLNDLRDSRPAGSVASVAGVDVTTDPVVDVWGDIALARHTFTVRFVDPEARPERVRNTGVWQRRDGRWLMVHNHEDVLPE from the coding sequence ATGGCCGAGGTAGATCAGTCGACGACGGATGCCGCATGGATTCGTCAAGCCGTCTACGACATGTACGACGCGTACATGGAGTCCGACCGCGAGCGGGCCAACAGCTACATCGCCGACGACGTCACCCTCTGGGACACCGAGCACGAGCCTCTCGTCTACGGCCTCTCCGGTCTCAACGACCTGCGCGACAGCCGACCGGCGGGGAGCGTCGCCTCCGTCGCCGGTGTCGACGTCACGACCGATCCGGTCGTCGACGTCTGGGGCGACATCGCCCTCGCACGTCACACGTTCACCGTACGATTCGTCGATCCGGAGGCCCGCCCCGAGCGGGTGCGCAACACCGGTGTCTGGCAGCGCCGCGACGGTCGCTGGCTCATGGTGCACAACCATGAGGACGTCCTGCCCGAGTAG
- a CDS encoding ABC transporter substrate-binding protein: MKRSARLVGAAAVTAAAALVFSACSAPADDADAPAVESLVIDKSFDLVTADPARMFETTGGIVLHAVYDSLLTFADGNAEEPLPSVASEWEVNADATEYTFTIRDGITFSDGTPLTAADVVYSLDRVKNIQGNGSFLLDGLSVASPDESTVVITSETPNTAVPAIVTSPTLGIVNSALVTENGGTDAEGAADSDTAEAFLNETSAGSGPYMLESFDTTTETVLVANPEYWGEAPVYDRVVLRNTTAEAQLMDIQSGTAHVALDLGSDQIAGLSGDTIVSTSSSPTIFFLFANANSGVSEITSSPDFREAVKYGLDYDGILELAGEGAERAYGIVPSSYLGALGADGATERDVERATAAAAKLGPNPTINLEYASDFSSNGLSMGPFAERIAAQLAEVGITVNLTPGPIATTLESYRAGTEQMGLWLWNPDYPDSADYLAFGPGEIVGLRAGWAAGSDPELEAVMAEVSTETDAATREELYQEFQKLHNEAGVIIPLFQPAASVVSTSAVGEVLYDPVFSLDIAAIGR; this comes from the coding sequence GTGAAGCGCTCTGCCAGGTTGGTCGGAGCGGCAGCAGTCACTGCCGCAGCCGCACTCGTCTTCAGCGCCTGTTCCGCTCCCGCGGACGACGCCGACGCCCCCGCCGTCGAATCCCTCGTCATCGACAAGTCGTTCGACCTCGTGACGGCCGATCCGGCCCGCATGTTCGAGACGACGGGCGGCATCGTCCTCCACGCCGTCTACGACAGCCTCCTCACCTTCGCCGACGGCAACGCCGAGGAGCCGCTCCCGAGCGTCGCCTCCGAATGGGAGGTGAACGCCGACGCGACCGAGTACACCTTCACCATCCGCGACGGCATCACGTTCTCCGACGGCACGCCGCTCACCGCGGCCGACGTCGTCTACTCGCTCGACCGCGTCAAGAACATCCAGGGCAACGGCTCGTTCCTGCTCGACGGCCTCTCGGTCGCCTCGCCCGACGAGTCGACCGTCGTCATCACCTCCGAGACCCCGAACACGGCCGTGCCCGCGATCGTCACGAGCCCCACGCTCGGCATCGTCAACAGCGCTCTCGTGACCGAGAACGGCGGAACGGATGCCGAGGGTGCAGCCGACTCCGACACGGCCGAGGCGTTCCTCAACGAGACGTCGGCCGGCAGCGGCCCGTACATGCTCGAGTCGTTCGACACGACGACCGAGACGGTGCTCGTCGCGAACCCCGAGTACTGGGGCGAGGCTCCCGTCTACGACCGCGTCGTGCTCCGCAACACGACGGCCGAGGCCCAGCTCATGGACATCCAGAGCGGAACGGCGCACGTCGCGCTCGACCTCGGCTCCGACCAGATCGCCGGACTCTCGGGCGACACGATCGTCAGCACGAGCTCGTCGCCGACGATCTTCTTCCTCTTCGCGAACGCCAACTCGGGTGTCTCCGAGATCACGTCGTCGCCCGACTTCCGCGAGGCCGTCAAGTACGGACTCGACTACGACGGCATCCTCGAGCTCGCCGGTGAGGGCGCCGAGCGCGCCTACGGCATCGTGCCCTCGTCCTACCTCGGAGCCCTCGGCGCCGACGGTGCGACCGAGCGCGACGTCGAGCGGGCGACCGCTGCGGCCGCGAAGCTCGGACCGAACCCGACGATCAACCTCGAGTACGCGAGCGACTTCTCGAGCAACGGCCTCAGCATGGGACCGTTCGCCGAGCGCATCGCCGCCCAGCTCGCCGAGGTCGGCATCACGGTGAACCTCACGCCCGGCCCCATCGCCACGACGCTCGAGAGCTACCGCGCGGGCACCGAGCAGATGGGCCTCTGGCTCTGGAACCCGGACTACCCGGACTCCGCCGACTACCTCGCCTTCGGACCCGGCGAGATCGTCGGACTCCGCGCCGGCTGGGCCGCCGGTAGCGACCCCGAGCTCGAAGCGGTCATGGCCGAGGTCTCGACCGAGACCGACGCCGCCACGCGTGAAGAGCTCTACCAGGAGTTCCAGAAGCTCCACAACGAAGCGGGCGTCATCATCCCCCTCTTCCAGCCCGCGGCATCCGTCGTCTCGACCTCCGCGGTCGGCGAGGTGCTCTACGACCCGGTGTTCTCGCTCGACATCGCGGCCATCGGGCGCTGA
- a CDS encoding ABC transporter permease has product MALFIAKRLGAALLLVIGTVLVAFLLTAVLPGDAATARLGERAAADPAIVAAMRESMGLDRPLYEQFAIYLGNLFQGDLGQSVQTSRAVLTDLQLFGPASAELALTATIIAVVVGGGLGIIAALRANRPIDNVLRAVSLGGVSVPIFWLALIATAIFSTQLRWFPSSGRLDAGAIPPPRVTGFYTIDSLLAGNLPLFAEAVGHLILPAIVLSAPMVGLLMRFTRASVLDVLGQEYIRAAEAKGLSGPSVVFGHVLRGALVPVITVVGTAFASLLAGTVLVEQIFAWPGIGSYAYRAASTLDLSAIVGVTIFVALIYILVNLATDILYGIIDPRIRRA; this is encoded by the coding sequence GTGGCACTGTTCATCGCCAAGCGCCTCGGCGCCGCGCTCCTCCTCGTCATCGGCACGGTGCTCGTGGCGTTCCTGCTCACCGCGGTGCTGCCGGGCGACGCCGCGACGGCCCGTCTCGGCGAGCGTGCCGCGGCCGACCCCGCGATCGTCGCCGCGATGCGCGAGAGCATGGGGCTCGACCGGCCGCTCTACGAGCAGTTCGCCATCTACCTCGGCAACCTCTTCCAGGGCGACCTCGGTCAGTCGGTGCAGACGTCGCGCGCGGTGCTGACCGACCTGCAGCTCTTCGGCCCCGCGTCGGCGGAGCTCGCGCTCACGGCGACGATCATCGCGGTCGTCGTCGGCGGCGGTCTCGGTATCATCGCGGCCCTCCGCGCCAACCGCCCCATCGACAACGTGCTGCGCGCGGTGAGCCTCGGCGGCGTCTCGGTGCCGATCTTCTGGCTCGCGCTCATCGCGACGGCGATCTTCTCGACGCAGTTGCGGTGGTTCCCCTCGTCGGGCCGCCTCGACGCGGGAGCGATACCGCCGCCGCGCGTCACCGGTTTTTACACGATCGACTCGCTCCTCGCGGGCAACCTCCCACTCTTCGCCGAAGCGGTCGGGCACCTGATCCTCCCCGCGATCGTGCTCTCGGCCCCCATGGTGGGCCTCCTCATGCGCTTCACGCGGGCGTCGGTGCTCGACGTGCTCGGGCAGGAGTACATCCGCGCCGCCGAGGCGAAGGGCCTGAGCGGCCCGTCGGTCGTCTTCGGTCACGTGCTGCGCGGCGCCCTCGTGCCCGTCATCACCGTCGTGGGCACGGCCTTCGCGTCGCTCCTCGCCGGCACGGTGCTCGTCGAGCAGATCTTCGCGTGGCCGGGCATCGGTTCGTACGCGTATCGCGCGGCGTCGACGCTCGACCTCTCGGCGATCGTGGGCGTGACGATCTTCGTCGCCCTCATCTACATCCTCGTGAACCTCGCCACCGACATCCTGTACGGAATCATCGACCCGAGGATCCGACGCGCATGA
- a CDS encoding ABC transporter permease encodes MNTTEKALDTVDPISAADGRRWMPRWRLPAAWRRPLAVVGIIIIAFWAFVIVFAPLLAPYDPLAQDSARFLPPSLAHPFGTDGVGRDVLSRVIYGAQISIPIAVMLVVLSLIVGATVGAIAGYFGGVVDAVLMRIVDLFFAFPAIILAMAVSAALGPSLVNAVLAIVVVSWPAYARVTRSLVLGLRDANFIAASRLIGASSARTLGRDIAPNILGPIAVISTLELGNAILLLSGLSYLGLGAVPPTPEWGAMVSEGSRVFYNYWVALFPGLAILSVVLAFNFIGDSLRDALDPRTSRAVQAMEL; translated from the coding sequence ATGAACACCACCGAGAAGGCCCTCGACACGGTCGATCCGATCAGCGCGGCCGACGGTCGGCGATGGATGCCGCGGTGGAGGCTCCCCGCCGCGTGGCGTCGCCCGCTCGCCGTCGTCGGCATCATCATCATCGCCTTCTGGGCGTTCGTCATCGTCTTCGCGCCGCTCCTCGCGCCGTACGATCCGCTCGCGCAGGACTCGGCGCGGTTCCTGCCGCCGTCGCTCGCCCATCCGTTCGGTACGGACGGCGTCGGCCGCGACGTGCTCTCACGCGTCATCTACGGCGCGCAGATCTCGATTCCCATCGCGGTCATGCTCGTCGTGCTTTCGCTCATCGTCGGCGCGACCGTCGGGGCGATCGCCGGCTACTTCGGCGGCGTCGTCGACGCCGTGCTCATGCGCATCGTCGACCTCTTCTTCGCCTTCCCCGCGATCATCCTCGCGATGGCCGTGTCGGCGGCCCTCGGCCCGTCGCTCGTGAACGCCGTGCTCGCGATCGTCGTCGTGTCGTGGCCGGCGTACGCGCGCGTCACGAGATCGCTCGTGCTCGGCCTCCGCGACGCGAACTTCATCGCCGCGTCGCGCCTTATCGGTGCCTCGTCGGCGCGCACGCTCGGGCGTGACATCGCGCCCAACATCCTCGGCCCGATCGCGGTCATCTCGACGCTCGAACTCGGCAACGCGATCCTCCTGCTCAGCGGCCTCAGCTACCTCGGACTCGGCGCCGTGCCGCCGACGCCGGAGTGGGGCGCCATGGTCTCGGAGGGCTCGCGCGTGTTCTACAACTACTGGGTCGCGCTCTTCCCGGGTCTCGCGATCCTGAGCGTCGTGCTCGCCTTCAACTTCATCGGCGACTCGCTGCGCGACGCCCTCGACCCGCGCACCTCGCGTGCCGTGCAGGCGATGGAGCTCTGA
- a CDS encoding ABC transporter ATP-binding protein, with translation MTNLLDIRDLRLALGGRNLVDGVDITVAPGEVVGLAGESGSGKTLSALTALGFVPSGATATGEVLFDGRNVLDLSSRDLRALRGDRVAVVFQDPMTALHPMLTIERQLTEHQRVHRSLTKKQAKERAIELLDRVRIPDPHLAIRSYPHRFSGGMRQRIAIASALACEPELLIADEVTTALDVTVQAGILRLLDGLRTELGMAMLFITHDLAVMNVVSDRLYVMKTGKVVESGATRDVLADPQHEYTRSLVDALPDTEVSA, from the coding sequence ATGACGAACCTCCTCGACATCCGTGACCTGCGTCTCGCTCTCGGCGGGCGCAACCTCGTCGACGGCGTCGACATCACCGTCGCCCCGGGCGAGGTCGTCGGCCTCGCGGGTGAGAGCGGCAGCGGCAAGACGCTCTCGGCCCTCACCGCGCTCGGCTTCGTGCCGAGCGGCGCGACGGCGACGGGCGAGGTGCTCTTCGACGGGCGGAACGTGCTCGACCTCTCGTCCCGCGACCTGCGCGCGCTCCGCGGCGACCGCGTCGCCGTCGTCTTCCAGGACCCGATGACGGCGCTGCACCCCATGCTCACGATCGAACGCCAGCTCACCGAACACCAGCGCGTGCACCGGTCGCTCACCAAGAAGCAGGCCAAGGAACGCGCGATCGAACTGCTCGACCGCGTGCGCATCCCCGACCCGCACCTCGCGATCCGCTCGTACCCGCACCGGTTCTCGGGCGGCATGCGTCAGCGCATCGCGATCGCCTCGGCCCTCGCGTGCGAGCCCGAGCTGCTCATCGCCGACGAGGTCACGACGGCCCTCGACGTGACGGTGCAGGCCGGCATCCTCCGCCTCCTCGACGGTCTGCGCACCGAACTCGGCATGGCGATGCTCTTCATCACCCACGACCTCGCCGTCATGAACGTCGTCTCCGACCGGCTCTACGTCATGAAGACGGGCAAGGTCGTCGAGTCGGGCGCGACGCGCGACGTGCTCGCCGACCCGCAGCACGAGTACACGCGCTCGCTCGTCGACGCGCTGCCCGATACGGAGGTCTCGGCATGA
- a CDS encoding ABC transporter ATP-binding protein, protein MNPLEVEDAVVEYRVPGKPSVRAVAGVSLTVAAGEVVGLVGESGCGKSSLGRAIVGLNPLDSGRVLIDGRPISPLGRRARPVADRAVQMVFQDPYSSLNPRRRVGRQIQDAIAGRGGAARVAELLESVGLPASAAARFPHQFSGGQRQRIAIARALASEPRVIVADEPVSALDASTRLQVAGLLSETATAQGVALLMISHDLSGLRVIADRIAVMYFGRIVEVGPTDAVWSNPRHPYTRALIGAIPRLGRDAQMPAEPPRRETVVVGDDDARLVECGPGHVVAAEALVAS, encoded by the coding sequence ATGAATCCGCTCGAGGTCGAGGACGCCGTGGTCGAGTACCGCGTGCCCGGAAAGCCGAGCGTGCGCGCCGTCGCGGGCGTCTCGCTCACGGTCGCCGCGGGCGAGGTCGTCGGCCTCGTCGGCGAATCGGGCTGCGGAAAGTCGTCGCTCGGCCGTGCGATCGTCGGTCTCAACCCGCTCGACTCGGGCCGCGTGCTCATCGACGGCCGCCCGATCTCGCCGCTCGGTCGCCGCGCACGCCCCGTCGCCGATCGCGCCGTGCAGATGGTCTTCCAGGACCCGTACTCCTCGCTCAACCCGCGCCGTCGGGTGGGGCGTCAGATCCAGGACGCGATCGCCGGTCGCGGCGGGGCGGCGCGCGTCGCCGAACTGCTCGAATCGGTCGGCCTGCCGGCATCGGCCGCCGCGCGCTTCCCGCACCAGTTCTCGGGCGGCCAGCGCCAGCGCATCGCGATCGCGCGGGCCCTCGCGTCGGAGCCGCGCGTCATCGTCGCCGACGAACCCGTCTCGGCGCTCGACGCCTCGACGCGCCTGCAGGTCGCCGGCCTCCTCTCGGAGACGGCGACGGCCCAGGGCGTCGCGCTGCTCATGATCTCGCACGACCTCTCGGGCCTCCGCGTCATCGCCGATCGCATCGCCGTCATGTACTTCGGTCGCATCGTCGAGGTCGGCCCGACCGACGCCGTGTGGTCGAACCCGCGGCATCCCTACACGCGCGCGCTCATCGGTGCGATCCCGCGGCTCGGCCGCGACGCGCAGATGCCCGCCGAGCCGCCGCGGCGCGAAACGGTCGTCGTGGGCGACGACGACGCACGGCTCGTCGAGTGCGGCCCCGGCCACGTCGTGGCCGCCGAGGCGCTCGTCGCGTCCTGA
- a CDS encoding amidohydrolase family protein, whose translation MGVITGFPTAGSVTLHNLNLVDVVDGAVHTGVAVHVQGGVISEITADDGGLDARHPALDLGGAYLAPGLINMHTHFSLSLPGPVGAELEAMDAAGLALYMADGARRTLHNGITTVRCVAEKGHADFALRRAIETGRVEGPRIYTAGRALACTGGHGHGSDDTLECDGADDFARGVRTQIKAGADLIKLMISGGIAGEHETISTPQLTVDEMAAAISTAHAWGRKVTAHAGPADVIAEAVKLGLDCVEHGYELTPEVCRAMAENGTSLVPTLIVTRAGAFFDELGVPAWMQERSLGAGERHLESYRAALDAGVDVLLGSDMPPFWPFEGTTAAVRELEHMHAAGLDAPSTLRAGTLGPARWLGIEANAGSIEVGKWADVIALPENPLQSPSALRTIDFVMKDGVVVRDEGRVR comes from the coding sequence ATGGGCGTCATCACGGGCTTCCCGACCGCCGGGAGCGTCACGCTCCACAACCTGAACCTCGTCGACGTCGTCGACGGTGCCGTGCACACGGGGGTCGCCGTGCACGTGCAGGGCGGGGTGATCAGCGAGATCACGGCGGATGACGGAGGCCTCGATGCGCGTCATCCGGCCCTCGATCTCGGCGGGGCGTACCTCGCCCCCGGCCTCATCAACATGCACACGCACTTCTCGCTCTCACTTCCGGGGCCGGTCGGCGCCGAACTCGAGGCGATGGATGCCGCGGGCCTCGCGCTCTACATGGCAGACGGAGCGCGTCGTACGCTGCACAACGGCATCACGACGGTGCGCTGCGTCGCCGAGAAGGGGCACGCCGACTTCGCGCTGCGCCGCGCGATCGAGACGGGTCGCGTCGAGGGTCCGCGAATCTACACGGCGGGCCGCGCGCTCGCGTGCACGGGCGGCCACGGCCACGGCTCGGACGACACGCTCGAGTGCGACGGCGCCGACGACTTCGCCCGCGGAGTGCGCACGCAGATCAAGGCGGGCGCCGACCTCATCAAGCTCATGATCTCAGGCGGTATCGCGGGGGAGCACGAGACCATCTCGACGCCGCAGCTGACGGTCGACGAGATGGCGGCGGCGATCTCGACGGCGCACGCGTGGGGCCGGAAGGTCACGGCGCACGCCGGCCCGGCCGACGTCATCGCCGAGGCCGTGAAGCTCGGCCTCGACTGCGTCGAGCACGGCTACGAGCTGACCCCCGAGGTGTGCCGGGCGATGGCCGAGAACGGCACGTCGCTCGTACCGACCCTCATCGTGACGCGCGCGGGCGCGTTCTTCGACGAGCTCGGCGTTCCCGCGTGGATGCAGGAGCGCTCGCTCGGCGCGGGCGAGCGGCACCTCGAGTCGTACCGAGCGGCACTGGATGCCGGTGTCGACGTGCTCCTCGGCAGTGACATGCCGCCGTTCTGGCCCTTCGAGGGAACGACGGCCGCCGTGCGTGAGCTCGAGCACATGCACGCCGCGGGGCTCGACGCCCCGTCGACGCTCCGCGCGGGAACGCTCGGCCCCGCGCGCTGGCTCGGCATCGAGGCGAACGCGGGCAGCATCGAGGTCGGTAAGTGGGCCGACGTCATCGCCCTGCCCGAGAACCCGCTGCAGTCGCCGAGCGCACTGCGGACGATCGATTTCGTGATGAAGGACGGCGTCGTCGTCCGCGACGAGGGGAGAGTGCGATGA
- a CDS encoding TIGR04076 family protein codes for MTHDGTDMELYDLRVVVDRIEGRSVCGMHVGDEFTVTDSNELRLPDGKHFCFYALSAAVPLIPAKQRSLPAGDWLERDSEVACPDPEERLIMRIERTGITRLRSEDLT; via the coding sequence ATGACGCACGACGGAACCGACATGGAGCTCTACGACCTGCGCGTCGTGGTCGACCGCATCGAGGGGCGATCGGTGTGCGGCATGCACGTCGGCGACGAGTTCACCGTGACCGACAGCAACGAGCTGCGCCTGCCCGACGGCAAGCACTTCTGCTTCTATGCGCTGAGCGCCGCGGTTCCGCTCATCCCCGCGAAGCAGCGCTCGCTGCCCGCGGGCGACTGGCTCGAGCGCGACAGCGAGGTCGCGTGCCCCGACCCCGAGGAGCGCCTCATCATGCGCATCGAACGCACGGGCATCACGCGACTGCGCTCGGAGGACCTCACGTGA
- a CDS encoding LLM class flavin-dependent oxidoreductase translates to MSVDGVPITLGLQTDKAPGAYAELALLAEDLGFSGVSVFSDLLYQPSIVALIEMARATRRLRLGCACWNPFTLHPYEIAGQAAALDAYSDGRAYVGLARGSWLGDIGVNPTRPVEHLRDAVGFIDALLAGEGAGYDGTRFRLAEGVRLATPSRRLPVLLGSWGPRGAALAGAVADEIKIGGSANPDMIAVTRERVRVGAEAAGRSADDVGIVLGAVTVVDRDRARAREAARREVAMYLDVVAELDPTVDLPEGLLDHVRERLRENDPDAGRSIPDDILDRFAFSGDPDDIAAHAQRLIDAGVDRIEFGTPHGIDEAEGIALLGREVLPRVRGAAVLTDA, encoded by the coding sequence GTGAGCGTCGACGGCGTACCGATCACCCTGGGTCTGCAGACCGACAAGGCGCCCGGCGCCTACGCCGAGCTCGCGCTGCTCGCCGAAGACCTCGGCTTCTCGGGCGTGAGCGTCTTCTCCGACCTGCTGTACCAGCCCTCGATCGTCGCCCTCATCGAGATGGCGCGAGCGACACGGCGTCTCCGCCTCGGCTGCGCGTGCTGGAACCCCTTCACGCTGCACCCGTACGAGATCGCGGGCCAGGCCGCGGCCCTCGACGCCTACAGCGACGGCCGCGCCTACGTCGGCCTCGCGCGCGGTTCGTGGCTCGGCGACATCGGCGTGAACCCCACGCGGCCCGTCGAGCACCTGCGCGACGCCGTCGGCTTCATCGACGCGCTCCTCGCGGGTGAGGGTGCGGGCTACGACGGCACGCGGTTCCGGCTCGCCGAGGGCGTGCGGCTCGCGACGCCGTCGCGGCGCCTACCGGTGCTGCTCGGCTCGTGGGGACCGCGGGGCGCGGCGCTCGCCGGAGCGGTCGCCGACGAGATCAAGATCGGCGGCAGCGCGAACCCCGACATGATCGCCGTCACGCGCGAACGCGTGCGCGTCGGTGCCGAGGCCGCGGGGCGCTCGGCCGACGACGTCGGCATCGTGCTCGGCGCCGTCACGGTCGTCGACCGCGATCGGGCCCGCGCGCGGGAGGCCGCGCGCCGCGAGGTCGCGATGTACCTCGACGTCGTCGCCGAACTCGATCCGACGGTCGACCTGCCCGAGGGTCTGCTCGATCACGTGCGCGAGCGACTGCGCGAGAACGACCCCGACGCCGGGCGATCGATCCCCGACGACATCCTCGACCGTTTCGCCTTCTCGGGCGACCCCGACGACATCGCGGCGCACGCTCAGCGGCTCATCGACGCGGGGGTCGATCGCATCGAGTTCGGCACTCCGCACGGCATCGACGAGGCCGAGGGCATCGCGTTGCTCGGCCGTGAGGTACTGCCGCGCGTGCGCGGTGCCGCGGTGCTCACCGACGCCTAG
- a CDS encoding M24 family metallopeptidase produces MLTSDRQPNLRAALEAPFDFAARQQKLWGALDTAGVDVLFLPASQSDLEYFTGVSRRAPSFGEIGYTNHWISGAFISPGEAPLFVLTRHFQEFDLPEGVAGDVITATETDDGGEVFRRAFDSYRARAKRVAIGARPNEEHCEHEKGMSERIALASRSWAETTIELRNHRPDAELIVADTITNGIRRIKDEQEIALMRESAAIVDAVMAAVTPHVTAGITELDLAAEVDLRMRKLGSPGASFDTGVWAMGPALGRDASVRVSGNELGAGSGVSFDFGAITRGYCSDFGRTIHIGEPNDEYLAVYDIVMAAQEAGRSAAVVGATGGDVHRAARAVIEEAGYGDWFRHRTGHCIGLDVHELPYISEEDTTPLEAGMLFTIEPSVFWPGRVGVRVEDVFLLSETGCASINEHSNDLVAN; encoded by the coding sequence ATGCTCACCTCCGACAGGCAACCGAACCTCCGCGCCGCCCTCGAGGCACCCTTCGACTTCGCCGCGCGCCAGCAGAAGCTGTGGGGCGCCCTCGACACCGCCGGCGTCGACGTGCTGTTCCTGCCCGCTTCGCAGTCCGACCTCGAGTACTTCACGGGCGTCTCCCGCCGCGCGCCCTCGTTCGGCGAGATCGGCTACACCAACCACTGGATCTCGGGTGCCTTCATCAGCCCGGGCGAGGCGCCGCTCTTCGTGCTGACCCGCCACTTCCAGGAGTTCGACCTGCCCGAGGGCGTCGCCGGCGACGTCATCACGGCGACCGAGACGGATGACGGCGGCGAGGTCTTCCGTCGCGCCTTCGACTCGTACCGCGCCCGGGCGAAGCGCGTCGCGATCGGCGCCCGCCCGAACGAAGAGCACTGCGAGCACGAGAAGGGGATGTCGGAGCGCATCGCCCTCGCGAGCCGCTCGTGGGCCGAGACGACGATCGAGCTGCGCAACCACCGACCCGACGCCGAACTCATCGTCGCCGACACGATCACGAACGGCATCCGCCGCATCAAGGACGAGCAGGAGATCGCGCTCATGCGCGAATCCGCCGCGATCGTCGACGCCGTCATGGCCGCCGTCACCCCGCACGTCACCGCAGGCATCACCGAGCTCGACCTCGCCGCCGAGGTCGACCTCCGCATGCGGAAGCTCGGTTCGCCCGGCGCCTCGTTCGACACGGGCGTCTGGGCGATGGGTCCGGCCCTCGGCCGCGACGCCTCGGTGCGCGTCTCGGGCAACGAGCTCGGAGCGGGCTCGGGCGTGAGCTTCGACTTCGGGGCGATCACGCGTGGGTACTGCTCCGACTTCGGCCGCACGATCCACATCGGCGAGCCGAACGACGAGTACCTCGCCGTCTACGACATCGTCATGGCCGCCCAGGAGGCCGGCCGATCGGCGGCCGTCGTCGGTGCGACCGGCGGAGACGTGCACCGCGCGGCGCGCGCCGTCATCGAGGAGGCCGGCTACGGCGACTGGTTCCGTCACCGCACGGGCCACTGCATCGGCCTCGACGTGCACGAGCTGCCCTACATCTCGGAAGAGGACACGACTCCTCTCGAGGCGGGCATGCTCTTCACGATCGAGCCCTCGGTCTTCTGGCCGGGCCGCGTGGGCGTGCGTGTCGAAGACGTCTTCCTGCTCTCGGAGACGGGGTGTGCGTCGATCAACGAGCACTCCAACGACCTCGTCGCCAACTGA